Proteins from a genomic interval of Lactococcus protaetiae:
- the rimM gene encoding ribosome maturation factor RimM (Essential for efficient processing of 16S rRNA): MEKFYKVGTIVNTQGLQGEVRVMPSTDFAEERFSKGAVLALFDDKDNYIQDLKVKSGRSQKNFYIVKFEGFYHINEVEKFKGSVLKVSEEHQSSLDDGEFYYHEIIGSDVYENGALIGQVSEILQPGANDVWVVKRKGKRDLLLPYIPSVVLNVDVANHHVDVEIMEGLDD; the protein is encoded by the coding sequence ATGGAAAAATTTTACAAAGTAGGAACAATCGTAAATACGCAGGGACTTCAAGGGGAAGTACGTGTGATGCCATCAACAGACTTTGCTGAGGAACGCTTTTCTAAGGGAGCAGTTCTGGCGCTTTTTGATGATAAGGATAACTATATACAGGATTTAAAAGTTAAATCAGGTCGTTCTCAAAAGAATTTTTATATTGTTAAGTTTGAAGGCTTTTATCATATTAATGAGGTAGAAAAATTTAAAGGGAGTGTTCTTAAGGTTTCAGAAGAACATCAGTCTTCTCTTGATGATGGTGAGTTTTATTATCATGAGATTATTGGAAGTGATGTTTATGAAAACGGAGCGCTTATTGGGCAAGTCTCAGAAATTTTGCAACCGGGAGCAAATGATGTCTGGGTGGTAAAACGTAAAGGAAAGCGAGATTTACTCTTACCATATATTCCTTCGGTCGTTTTGAATGTTGATGTAGCCAATCATCATGTGGATGTTGAAATAATGGAAGGTTTGGATGATTAG
- the trmD gene encoding tRNA (guanosine(37)-N1)-methyltransferase TrmD produces the protein MRIDILSIFPEMFIPLNQSIVGKAQEKNIVDFHTHDFRENAANKQRHVDDMPYGGGQGMLLMPQPIFDTIEQIPVSQEKVPRVILMDPAGKRFNQKMAEELAQEEQLIFICGHYEGYDERIKTLVTDEVSLGDFVLTGGEVAATVMIDAIVRLIPGVLGKQASHEDDSFSSGLLEYPQYTRPEEFRGMKVPSVLMSGHHENIRKWRLTESLKKTLERRPDLLEHYEANEEETKILKSLRENGKDVVK, from the coding sequence ATGAGAATTGATATTTTAAGCATTTTTCCAGAAATGTTTATACCACTGAATCAGTCTATCGTAGGAAAAGCGCAAGAAAAAAATATTGTGGACTTTCATACGCACGATTTTCGTGAAAATGCAGCAAATAAGCAAAGACACGTTGATGACATGCCTTATGGTGGCGGTCAAGGAATGTTGCTCATGCCACAGCCGATTTTTGATACAATTGAGCAAATTCCAGTTTCTCAAGAAAAAGTGCCGCGCGTGATTTTGATGGATCCTGCAGGCAAACGCTTTAATCAAAAAATGGCTGAGGAGCTAGCTCAAGAAGAGCAACTTATTTTCATTTGTGGGCATTATGAAGGCTATGATGAACGGATTAAGACATTAGTAACAGATGAGGTTTCACTAGGAGATTTTGTGTTAACAGGTGGAGAAGTAGCTGCTACGGTGATGATTGATGCAATCGTTCGTTTAATTCCTGGTGTTCTTGGGAAACAAGCAAGTCATGAGGATGATTCTTTTTCAAGTGGTTTATTAGAGTATCCACAGTATACAAGACCAGAAGAGTTCAGAGGAATGAAAGTACCATCGGTGTTGATGAGCGGTCATCATGAAAATATTCGAAAGTGGCGTTTAACTGAAAGTTTGAAAAAAACATTAGAACGTCGTCCAGATTTGCTTGAACACTATGAAGCGAATGAAGAAGAAACGAAAATTTTGAAATCTTTACGCGAAAATGGTAAAGATGTGGTAAAATAA
- a CDS encoding DUF1149 family protein has translation MTLTIDREQEFVNQFHYDARNYEWEKENGTPETNLNVQFQLVPVEQLEKANEGDTAIHAVLTYLIALDNIVLSGFVSQLNYVRNRVIAEQEELEQEELGQLAAPLFDLLKRLVYETTEVALDQPGINLEF, from the coding sequence ATGACTTTAACTATTGACCGCGAACAAGAGTTCGTTAATCAATTTCATTATGATGCGCGTAACTATGAATGGGAAAAAGAAAATGGAACGCCTGAAACAAATTTGAATGTTCAATTTCAATTGGTTCCTGTTGAACAGCTTGAAAAAGCAAATGAGGGCGACACCGCAATTCATGCTGTGTTGACTTATCTGATTGCATTAGATAATATTGTTCTTTCTGGATTTGTTAGTCAGCTCAACTATGTAAGAAATCGTGTGATTGCTGAACAGGAAGAACTTGAACAAGAGGAGCTGGGGCAACTTGCAGCGCCTTTGTTTGATTTGCTTAAACGTTTGGTCTATGAGACAACGGAAGTCGCCTTGGATCAACCAGGGATTAATTTGGAGTTCTAA
- a CDS encoding DegV family protein → MKLAVITDSSADYAEKYKTYENLFVLDIPISIDGVDYDLRKISHEEWFDLMEKAQDVPKTAQPSVAELEVLLKNLEKQGYTHVLGLFLPAAISGFYQNAFYLQNEFEQMEVKFPETFITSSPLGYMVETVLDLYESGALFDEIISKFEKQRDGDRAYMLVDDLNWLAKGGRLSNGAAVLGTLLNIKPVLTFSQEGKVEVFEKVRTVKKSMNRIKELLLQEAESRSAYKVYVIHARAEERAQELYDYALEQGYDDVEIVTFGPVIATHLGLNTVAYAISPKK, encoded by the coding sequence ATGAAATTAGCTGTTATTACTGACTCCTCAGCGGACTATGCTGAGAAATATAAAACTTACGAGAATCTTTTTGTTTTAGATATCCCTATATCAATTGATGGGGTAGATTATGACTTGAGGAAGATTTCTCATGAAGAATGGTTTGACTTGATGGAAAAAGCACAGGATGTGCCAAAAACGGCGCAACCTAGTGTGGCTGAACTTGAAGTTCTTTTGAAAAATTTGGAAAAGCAGGGCTATACTCATGTTTTAGGTCTTTTCTTGCCCGCGGCCATCTCTGGTTTTTATCAAAATGCTTTCTATTTACAAAATGAATTTGAACAAATGGAAGTGAAGTTTCCAGAAACATTTATTACTTCTAGTCCTTTGGGATATATGGTGGAAACTGTTCTTGATTTGTATGAATCAGGGGCTTTATTTGACGAAATCATATCAAAATTTGAGAAACAGCGTGATGGAGACCGAGCTTACATGCTCGTAGATGATTTGAACTGGTTGGCTAAAGGCGGACGTTTGTCCAATGGAGCCGCTGTTTTAGGGACTTTGTTGAATATCAAACCTGTGTTGACTTTTAGTCAAGAGGGTAAAGTTGAGGTTTTTGAGAAGGTTCGTACAGTAAAAAAATCAATGAATCGAATCAAAGAGCTATTGCTACAAGAGGCGGAAAGTCGCTCTGCTTACAAGGTGTATGTTATTCATGCTCGTGCCGAGGAGAGAGCACAAGAACTATACGATTATGCGCTAGAGCAAGGTTATGATGATGTTGAGATTGTAACTTTTGGTCCTGTGATTGCGACACATTTGGGACTTAATACTGTGGCTTACGCTATTTCACCGAAAAAATGA